One segment of Dama dama isolate Ldn47 chromosome 15, ASM3311817v1, whole genome shotgun sequence DNA contains the following:
- the R3HCC1L gene encoding coiled-coil domain-containing protein R3HCC1L isoform X3 produces the protein MQQEAERCRVRARRPDMALYVPKARRGIVLLKSGDEGKSCGPPNSMVKEEQREDSLSQKEIFQDKCETPRLSINPDKKEHSRREGKKYSTKFRKDTCLQERKKDRVCTKRATAESKEVLSQGHQQRVFNTGIVPSVPLQRHFKPKKVEYLEVETRDVIGHDGLLLSQSCSEISKAWVPNKPSTNVEISDIKRNELNGETFEDRNLENRMETDAKIMEILSQFPGDFNSVVKPESVISPVKQNSDSGVVQQGMQTLDGMLKHSNGAITTDSVPGSSDGIIGQTYVDLDAENVGDTANRIDSVSSQKGMDSIPETVGHLSHQMTMGSKLESTNDISDPTTIRGCEENDSTADELCVKHESSDTAALAHETYTDNESESVRDITNKTCTMDITDTISDQRVGSPCVVAVRVADEACSNTGSFSDCLEMNADTALLHAAESGNDTENFSNLTACSDIYAESISSSFTESTGKLIESLSDCASFSAIKKITGSNCNTFLDSELSMLNGTNVFSDSALGSDLDGTGDITEALHELKTAEEFQTEDGDSENVEFGVSFPDIESVSKETSVEPKATDISYTERNAATEESWESMFNDDVIREYEEQRKYPRT, from the exons ATGCAGCAAGAAGCAGAGAGATGCAGAGTTCGAGCCAGGAGGCCTGACATGGCACTTTATGTACCCAAAGCTCGAAGGGGTATAGTACTACTCAAATCAGGTGATGAGGGAAAAAGCTGTGGTCCACCTAACTCCATGGTGAAAGAAGAACAAAGGGAAGATTCTCTCTCCCAAAAGGAGATCTTTCAAGACAAATGTGAGACTCCAAGACTAAGTATTAATCCTGATAAAAAGGAGCACAGTcgtagagaaggaaagaaatattcaaCGAaatttagaaaagatacatgccttcaagaaagaaagaaagatagggTTTGTACTAAGAGGGCAACTGCAGAATCCAAAGAAGTATTATCCCAAGGACATCAGCAAAGAGTCTTCAATACTGGGATTGTACCTAGCGTACCTTTACAAAGACATTTTAAACCAAAGAAAGTAGAGTATTTGGAGGTTGAAACCAGAGATGTGATAGGACATGATGGGTTGCTTCTATCTCAATCTTGTTCAGAAATCAGTAAGGCTTGGGTTCCAAACAAGCCATCCACAAATGTGGAAATCTCTGATATCAAGAGAAATGAACTAAATGGGGAAACATTTGAAGatagaaatttggaaaacagaatggaaactGATGCCAAGATTATGGAGATACTATCCCAGTTTCCTGGAGATTTTAATTCTGTGGTGAAACCTGAGAGTGTGATCTCACCAGTAAAACAAAACTCTGATTCTGGAGTTGTACAACAAGGCATGCAAACATTAGATGGAATGCTGAAGCACAGCAATGGCGCCATCACTACTGATTCTGTTCCTGGCAGTTCAGATGGTATCATTGGTCAGACTTATGTAGACTTGGATGCTGAGAATGTTGGTGATACAGCCAATAGGATAGACTCCGTCTCGAGTCAGAAAGGTATGGATTCCATTCCTGAGACTGTGGGTCACCTCTCTCATCAAATGACTATGGGCAGCAAATTAGAGAGCACAAATGACATTTCTGATCCAACAACGATTAGAGGGTGTGAGGAGAATGACAGCACTGCTGATGAGTTATGTGTGAAGCACGAATCTTCTGACACAGCTGCCCTTGCTCATGAAACATATACAGATAATGAGTCCGAGAGTGTACGTGACATTACCAATAAGACATGTACAATGGACATTACAGATACCATATCTGATCAAAGGGTAGGCAGCCCTTGTGTAGTTGCAGTTAGAGTGGCAGATGAAGCTTGTAGCAACACAGGGAGTTTCTCAGACTGTTTAGAAATGAATGCAGATACAGCCCTTCTTCATGCAGCTGAAAGTGGGAATGACACTGAAAATTTCAGTAACCTGACTGCTTGCTCAGATATCTATGCTGAGAGTATTTCATCTAGTTTCACAGAGTCAACAGGAAAGTTGATAGAGAGCTTGTCAGATTGTGCTTCCTTCTCAGCTATAAAGAAGATAACTGGTAGTAATTGTAACACTTTTTTGGACTCTGAACTCAGTATGTTAAATGGGACAAACGTATTTTCAGATAGTGCCTTGGGCAGTGATCTTGATGGTACTGGTGATATAACAGAGGCATTACATGAACTTAAGACTGCTGAAGAGTTCCAAACAGAAGATGGTGACTCAGAGAATGTGGAATTTGGTGTATCCTTTCCTGATATAGAATCAGTATCTAAGGAAACATCTGTGGAGCCAAAAGCAACAGATATATCTTACACAGAAAGAAATGCTGCTACTGAGGAGAGCTGGGAGTCTATGTTCAATGATGATG TTATCAGGGAATATGAAGAACAGAGAAAGTATCCAAGAACCTAG
- the R3HCC1L gene encoding coiled-coil domain-containing protein R3HCC1L isoform X2 codes for MQQEAERCRVRARRPDMALYVPKARRGIVLLKSGDEGKSCGPPNSMVKEEQREDSLSQKEIFQDKCETPRLSINPDKKEHSRREGKKYSTKFRKDTCLQERKKDRVCTKRATAESKEVLSQGHQQRVFNTGIVPSVPLQRHFKPKKVEYLEVETRDVIGHDGLLLSQSCSEISKAWVPNKPSTNVEISDIKRNELNGETFEDRNLENRMETDAKIMEILSQFPGDFNSVVKPESVISPVKQNSDSGVVQQGMQTLDGMLKHSNGAITTDSVPGSSDGIIGQTYVDLDAENVGDTANRIDSVSSQKGMDSIPETVGHLSHQMTMGSKLESTNDISDPTTIRGCEENDSTADELCVKHESSDTAALAHETYTDNESESVRDITNKTCTMDITDTISDQRVGSPCVVAVRVADEACSNTGSFSDCLEMNADTALLHAAESGNDTENFSNLTACSDIYAESISSSFTESTGKLIESLSDCASFSAIKKITGSNCNTFLDSELSMLNGTNVFSDSALGSDLDGTGDITEALHELKTAEEFQTEDGDSENVEFGVSFPDIESVSKETSVEPKATDISYTERNAATEESWESMFNDDGCRSMEPWTGCDRAPQKLVLSQF; via the exons ATGCAGCAAGAAGCAGAGAGATGCAGAGTTCGAGCCAGGAGGCCTGACATGGCACTTTATGTACCCAAAGCTCGAAGGGGTATAGTACTACTCAAATCAGGTGATGAGGGAAAAAGCTGTGGTCCACCTAACTCCATGGTGAAAGAAGAACAAAGGGAAGATTCTCTCTCCCAAAAGGAGATCTTTCAAGACAAATGTGAGACTCCAAGACTAAGTATTAATCCTGATAAAAAGGAGCACAGTcgtagagaaggaaagaaatattcaaCGAaatttagaaaagatacatgccttcaagaaagaaagaaagatagggTTTGTACTAAGAGGGCAACTGCAGAATCCAAAGAAGTATTATCCCAAGGACATCAGCAAAGAGTCTTCAATACTGGGATTGTACCTAGCGTACCTTTACAAAGACATTTTAAACCAAAGAAAGTAGAGTATTTGGAGGTTGAAACCAGAGATGTGATAGGACATGATGGGTTGCTTCTATCTCAATCTTGTTCAGAAATCAGTAAGGCTTGGGTTCCAAACAAGCCATCCACAAATGTGGAAATCTCTGATATCAAGAGAAATGAACTAAATGGGGAAACATTTGAAGatagaaatttggaaaacagaatggaaactGATGCCAAGATTATGGAGATACTATCCCAGTTTCCTGGAGATTTTAATTCTGTGGTGAAACCTGAGAGTGTGATCTCACCAGTAAAACAAAACTCTGATTCTGGAGTTGTACAACAAGGCATGCAAACATTAGATGGAATGCTGAAGCACAGCAATGGCGCCATCACTACTGATTCTGTTCCTGGCAGTTCAGATGGTATCATTGGTCAGACTTATGTAGACTTGGATGCTGAGAATGTTGGTGATACAGCCAATAGGATAGACTCCGTCTCGAGTCAGAAAGGTATGGATTCCATTCCTGAGACTGTGGGTCACCTCTCTCATCAAATGACTATGGGCAGCAAATTAGAGAGCACAAATGACATTTCTGATCCAACAACGATTAGAGGGTGTGAGGAGAATGACAGCACTGCTGATGAGTTATGTGTGAAGCACGAATCTTCTGACACAGCTGCCCTTGCTCATGAAACATATACAGATAATGAGTCCGAGAGTGTACGTGACATTACCAATAAGACATGTACAATGGACATTACAGATACCATATCTGATCAAAGGGTAGGCAGCCCTTGTGTAGTTGCAGTTAGAGTGGCAGATGAAGCTTGTAGCAACACAGGGAGTTTCTCAGACTGTTTAGAAATGAATGCAGATACAGCCCTTCTTCATGCAGCTGAAAGTGGGAATGACACTGAAAATTTCAGTAACCTGACTGCTTGCTCAGATATCTATGCTGAGAGTATTTCATCTAGTTTCACAGAGTCAACAGGAAAGTTGATAGAGAGCTTGTCAGATTGTGCTTCCTTCTCAGCTATAAAGAAGATAACTGGTAGTAATTGTAACACTTTTTTGGACTCTGAACTCAGTATGTTAAATGGGACAAACGTATTTTCAGATAGTGCCTTGGGCAGTGATCTTGATGGTACTGGTGATATAACAGAGGCATTACATGAACTTAAGACTGCTGAAGAGTTCCAAACAGAAGATGGTGACTCAGAGAATGTGGAATTTGGTGTATCCTTTCCTGATATAGAATCAGTATCTAAGGAAACATCTGTGGAGCCAAAAGCAACAGATATATCTTACACAGAAAGAAATGCTGCTACTGAGGAGAGCTGGGAGTCTATGTTCAATGATGATG GTTGCCGGAGCATGGAACCCTGGACTGGCTGTGACAGAGCACCACAGAAACTTGTTCTCTCACaattctag